In Microbacterium foliorum, the following proteins share a genomic window:
- a CDS encoding SHOCT domain-containing protein, translating into MSIWDLVAWFFWSFVFISYLMVVFTIIGDIFRDSSLNGWLKAAWIIFLVFLPFLTALVYLIARGQGMAQRRGEQIAELQAAQTAYIRETAGSSPADDITKARGLLDSGVITQAEFETLKAKALAS; encoded by the coding sequence ATGTCCATCTGGGATCTCGTGGCCTGGTTCTTCTGGTCCTTCGTCTTCATCTCCTACCTCATGGTCGTCTTCACGATCATCGGTGACATCTTCCGAGACAGTTCTCTGAACGGGTGGCTGAAGGCGGCGTGGATCATCTTCCTCGTCTTCCTCCCGTTCCTCACCGCACTCGTGTACCTCATCGCGCGCGGGCAGGGCATGGCGCAGCGGCGAGGCGAGCAGATCGCCGAACTGCAGGCGGCTCAGACCGCCTACATCCGGGAGACAGCGGGGTCTTCGCCTGCGGACGACATCACGAAGGCTCGCGGACTTCTCGACTCGGGCGTGATCACCCAGGCCGAGTTCGAGACGCTCAAGGCGAAGGCGCTCGCGTCCTAG
- the ribH gene encoding 6,7-dimethyl-8-ribityllumazine synthase has translation MSGAGAPKTEKIDGRGLKVVIVAGTWHDVITDGLIAGAQRVLDEADAAYRLVRVPGSFELALAAQAAFAGGADAVVALGVIIRGGTPHFEYVSAATTDGLTRVSLDAGKPVGFGVLTLDDEKQGLDRAGLEGSKEDKGAEAADAALRTALLVRALRG, from the coding sequence ATGAGCGGCGCAGGAGCACCCAAGACCGAGAAGATCGACGGACGCGGGCTGAAGGTCGTCATCGTGGCCGGCACGTGGCACGATGTCATCACCGACGGACTGATCGCCGGTGCGCAGCGCGTGCTCGACGAGGCCGACGCCGCATATCGGCTCGTGCGCGTGCCTGGTTCGTTCGAGCTCGCTCTCGCCGCTCAGGCCGCATTCGCGGGCGGGGCCGATGCCGTGGTCGCCCTCGGCGTGATCATCCGCGGCGGAACCCCGCACTTCGAGTACGTCTCGGCCGCGACGACCGACGGGCTGACCCGCGTCTCGCTCGATGCGGGCAAGCCTGTCGGCTTCGGCGTGCTCACGCTCGACGACGAGAAGCAGGGGCTCGACCGTGCCGGTCTGGAGGGCTCGAAGGAGGACAAGGGCGCGGAGGCTGCGGATGCCGCACTGCGCACCGCTCTCCTCGTGCGCGCGCTGCGCGGCTGA
- a CDS encoding DUF998 domain-containing protein yields MTDRLSLTSVLRHPLANARSRESAALLVSAATLIIGSCVALLAFWGRTMPISGPGSIGQFAAIGAAITAIVVFVAARSLARVQPAAGVSHARMRWFDIAALAIAHGIIALLGWIAIADIVERSFVGAEVFTFAGAVLAGAAMACTAYLVALSAANMSPGMLSVVLMLFLVVGTFASMLSASDDQWWKLHLSSLGVTDDVSALTFNVTLIIAGVIVTTVAHFGTASIPAHSARAARGRRIVRLKLTVMGVLLAGVGLFPVDRFLALHNLCATGMVVVFVAMVIGLRRTVPGTAQVFLTLGYVFVASIVVLAVFFATGYYTLTAVELVAFLIIFTWLLLFLRNIEGATEAVA; encoded by the coding sequence ATGACGGACCGACTGTCACTCACTTCCGTACTGCGACACCCGCTCGCGAACGCCAGGTCGCGGGAATCCGCGGCGCTGCTCGTCAGCGCGGCCACGCTGATCATCGGATCCTGCGTCGCGCTGCTGGCCTTCTGGGGACGCACGATGCCGATCTCCGGCCCCGGTTCGATCGGTCAGTTCGCCGCGATCGGCGCGGCGATCACCGCGATCGTGGTGTTCGTCGCAGCGCGCTCGCTCGCTCGAGTCCAGCCCGCAGCGGGTGTGTCGCACGCGAGGATGCGGTGGTTCGACATCGCGGCCCTGGCGATCGCCCACGGCATCATCGCTCTCCTCGGATGGATCGCGATCGCCGACATCGTGGAACGCAGCTTCGTCGGCGCGGAGGTCTTCACCTTCGCCGGTGCCGTGCTCGCCGGCGCCGCGATGGCATGCACCGCCTACCTCGTCGCGCTGTCAGCGGCGAACATGAGCCCCGGAATGCTCTCCGTGGTGCTCATGCTGTTCCTCGTGGTGGGCACCTTCGCGAGCATGCTCAGCGCATCGGACGACCAGTGGTGGAAGCTGCATCTCAGCAGCCTCGGAGTGACCGACGACGTGTCTGCCCTCACCTTCAACGTCACTCTGATCATCGCTGGAGTCATCGTGACGACGGTCGCCCACTTCGGAACCGCGTCGATCCCCGCACACTCTGCCCGCGCGGCGCGAGGGCGTCGCATCGTCCGACTCAAGCTGACCGTTATGGGGGTGCTGCTCGCGGGTGTCGGGCTCTTCCCGGTCGACAGGTTCCTCGCGCTGCATAATCTGTGCGCCACCGGGATGGTGGTGGTGTTCGTGGCGATGGTCATCGGGCTGCGCCGCACGGTTCCGGGAACCGCCCAGGTCTTCCTGACCCTGGGCTACGTGTTCGTGGCGAGCATCGTCGTGCTCGCCGTGTTCTTCGCCACGGGGTACTACACGCTCACGGCTGTCGAGCTCGTCGCGTTCCTCATCATCTTCACCTGGCTGCTGCTGTTCCTCCGGAACATCGAGGGAGCCACCGAGGCGGTCGCCTGA
- the ribD gene encoding bifunctional diaminohydroxyphosphoribosylaminopyrimidine deaminase/5-amino-6-(5-phosphoribosylamino)uracil reductase RibD — protein MAVNEAERRAMARALELAKLGPRGVNPQVGAVILSPEGEIISEGWHHGAGTPHAEVDALSKLAPGAAEGATAVVTLEPCNHTGRTGPCAVALIDAGVSRVVYALDDPGDVSGGGGDRLRAAGVSVDSGEQADVARSIIDGWLTAQRLGRPHVTVKWAQSLDGRAAASDGSSQWITGPEARADVHRRRAAADAIVVGTGTVLSDDPSLTARDGDALHEHQPIPVVIGSRQTPDDAAIRRHPETPLFFDTHDLSAVLTELHSRGIQSVFVEGGPTLASAFIAAGLADRMLAYIAPVLLGGDRPALTDIGVGTMDAARRLTVEEWLPLGADLLAVAHPVLTTEEGAA, from the coding sequence ATGGCAGTGAACGAGGCGGAACGTCGGGCGATGGCCCGTGCGCTCGAGCTCGCCAAACTCGGCCCTCGAGGTGTGAACCCTCAGGTCGGAGCCGTCATCCTCTCCCCCGAGGGCGAGATCATCTCCGAAGGCTGGCACCACGGTGCCGGCACCCCGCACGCCGAGGTCGATGCTCTCTCGAAGCTCGCACCCGGCGCGGCCGAGGGTGCGACCGCCGTCGTCACCCTCGAGCCCTGCAACCACACCGGGCGTACCGGCCCGTGCGCCGTCGCGCTCATCGACGCGGGCGTCTCGCGCGTCGTGTACGCCCTCGACGACCCCGGCGACGTCTCGGGCGGCGGCGGAGATCGTCTCCGCGCTGCGGGCGTGAGCGTCGATTCGGGCGAACAGGCCGATGTCGCCCGCAGCATCATCGACGGCTGGCTCACCGCTCAGCGCCTGGGGCGCCCGCACGTCACCGTGAAATGGGCCCAGTCCCTCGACGGCCGCGCGGCGGCATCCGATGGCAGCAGCCAGTGGATCACCGGGCCGGAGGCCAGGGCCGACGTCCATCGACGTCGAGCCGCTGCAGACGCGATCGTCGTCGGCACCGGCACCGTGCTCTCTGACGACCCCTCGCTGACAGCGCGCGACGGCGATGCGCTCCACGAGCACCAGCCGATCCCCGTCGTGATCGGCTCTCGCCAGACCCCCGACGACGCGGCGATCCGTCGGCACCCGGAGACGCCGCTCTTCTTCGACACCCACGACCTGAGCGCCGTGCTCACCGAGCTGCACTCGCGCGGCATCCAGAGCGTGTTCGTCGAAGGGGGCCCGACCCTGGCGAGCGCCTTCATCGCCGCCGGACTCGCCGACCGCATGCTCGCCTACATCGCACCAGTGCTGCTGGGCGGTGACCGGCCGGCACTCACCGACATCGGCGTCGGCACCATGGACGCCGCCAGACGCCTGACGGTCGAGGAGTGGCTGCCCCTCGGCGCAGACCTGCTCGCCGTCGCACACCCCGTGCTCACCACTGAAGAAGGAGCCGCCTGA
- a CDS encoding GNAT family N-acetyltransferase — protein sequence MEPVTLTTERLVLHVPDESDIDAITAACQDPEIPRWTTVPSPYTREHGEGYVRLIGEWWADGSQAIWCAYRDGELVASIGLHHIVEHPTGGHAEIGYWVTASARGNGYLVEAARAVVDWGFAELGLARLGWRAVAGNVPSARAARALGFRYEGLGRQALTSDRGRDDGWFGGLLATDDRAPVDWPIL from the coding sequence ATGGAACCGGTCACTCTCACCACCGAGCGCCTCGTCCTGCACGTGCCGGACGAGTCCGACATCGACGCGATCACCGCGGCCTGCCAGGATCCGGAGATCCCTCGGTGGACCACCGTGCCGAGCCCCTACACCCGCGAGCACGGTGAAGGGTACGTCCGGCTGATCGGCGAGTGGTGGGCCGATGGCAGTCAGGCGATCTGGTGCGCCTATCGCGACGGCGAGCTGGTGGCCTCGATCGGTCTGCATCACATCGTCGAGCACCCGACCGGCGGGCACGCCGAGATCGGCTACTGGGTCACGGCGTCCGCCCGCGGCAACGGCTACCTCGTCGAGGCTGCTCGCGCCGTCGTCGACTGGGGGTTCGCCGAACTCGGCCTCGCCCGCCTCGGCTGGCGCGCGGTCGCGGGCAACGTCCCGTCGGCCCGAGCCGCCCGCGCCCTCGGGTTCCGGTATGAGGGGCTGGGGCGCCAGGCGCTCACCAGCGACCGCGGGCGTGACGACGGATGGTTCGGCGGACTCCTCGCGACCGACGATCGCGCTCCGGTGGACTGGCCGATCCTCTGA
- a CDS encoding riboflavin synthase produces MFTGIIEEIGEITAIAPAGDGWRLTVRAPKAVSDAVHGESIAVSGVCLTVVDSTADTFDADVMKQTLDVAALGGATVGTRVNIEKAMPVGARLGGHIVQGHVDGVGSVLEVRPGEQWSVLRIALPDDLAPLVVDKGSISVDGTSLTVSAVSPVDVDTHWFEISLIPETLAATTLGSRAVGDRVNLETDILARHVERLLAFRAAPEGGSR; encoded by the coding sequence ATGTTCACCGGAATCATCGAGGAGATCGGCGAGATCACCGCGATCGCGCCCGCCGGAGACGGCTGGCGCCTGACTGTTCGCGCCCCCAAGGCGGTCTCCGACGCCGTGCACGGCGAATCCATCGCGGTCTCCGGCGTCTGCCTCACCGTCGTCGACTCGACGGCCGACACCTTCGACGCCGATGTGATGAAGCAGACCCTCGACGTGGCCGCTCTCGGTGGAGCGACCGTCGGCACCCGCGTCAACATCGAGAAGGCGATGCCCGTCGGCGCCCGCCTCGGCGGTCACATCGTGCAGGGGCACGTCGACGGTGTCGGCAGTGTGCTCGAGGTGCGCCCCGGCGAGCAGTGGAGCGTGCTGCGCATCGCGCTGCCCGACGACCTCGCGCCGCTCGTGGTCGACAAGGGTTCCATCTCGGTCGACGGCACCTCGCTCACCGTGAGCGCGGTCAGCCCCGTCGACGTCGATACCCACTGGTTCGAGATCTCGCTCATTCCCGAGACCCTCGCCGCCACCACCCTCGGCTCACGCGCGGTCGGCGACCGCGTGAACCTCGAGACCGACATCCTCGCCCGCCACGTCGAACGTCTGCTGGCGTTCAGGGCAGCACCGGAAGGAGGCTCGCGATGA
- a CDS encoding ATP-binding protein: protein MTELTIGTMTDDADASVHLDARRFNRHTFWCGQSGSGKTYALGVVLEQLLLRTELPMLIHDPNADFVRLAETRAGASTEHAAAIAQTDIRVFRSGHGEGDKLHARYVDLSPAAKAAVLQIDPIADAEEYNALLHWSVSTTDFDTDEMLRDFRASGDPAYIRLANRMENLQVLEWDLWSRGAGSVVDVLDERPRATVLDLGGFDHPAEPKVAALAVLESLWMQRESRRPLLIVIDEAHNLCSPEPRTAVERALTERLVQIAAEGRKFGLWLFLSTQRPTKIHPNVLSQCDNLGLMRVNAPRDIAELAEVFGFVGEDDIRRAQGFAQGQALFAGGFIAQPTFAQMGERLTEEAGADVRVPLRL from the coding sequence ATGACCGAACTGACCATAGGCACGATGACAGACGATGCGGATGCATCGGTGCACCTGGACGCACGCCGTTTCAACCGGCACACGTTCTGGTGCGGGCAGAGCGGCAGCGGCAAGACGTACGCGCTCGGCGTCGTGCTCGAGCAGCTCCTGCTGCGTACCGAACTGCCGATGCTCATCCACGATCCGAACGCCGACTTCGTGAGGCTGGCGGAGACGAGAGCGGGCGCGTCGACCGAGCATGCGGCCGCCATCGCGCAGACCGACATCCGCGTGTTCCGATCGGGCCACGGAGAGGGCGACAAGTTGCACGCTCGATACGTCGATCTGTCTCCGGCTGCGAAGGCCGCGGTGCTGCAGATCGACCCGATCGCGGATGCTGAGGAGTACAACGCACTGCTGCACTGGTCGGTGAGCACCACGGACTTCGACACCGACGAGATGCTCCGTGACTTCCGGGCGTCCGGCGATCCCGCGTACATCCGGCTCGCGAATCGGATGGAGAACCTGCAGGTGCTCGAGTGGGATCTGTGGTCGCGAGGCGCGGGCTCCGTCGTCGACGTGCTCGATGAGCGGCCGCGGGCGACCGTTCTGGATCTCGGCGGATTCGATCACCCCGCCGAGCCGAAGGTCGCGGCACTCGCGGTGCTCGAGTCGCTGTGGATGCAGCGCGAGAGCCGTCGTCCGCTCCTCATCGTGATCGACGAGGCGCACAACCTCTGCTCGCCCGAGCCGCGCACCGCCGTCGAGAGAGCTCTCACCGAGAGGCTCGTTCAGATCGCGGCGGAGGGACGCAAGTTCGGTCTCTGGCTCTTCCTGTCGACGCAGCGGCCGACCAAGATCCACCCCAACGTGCTGTCGCAGTGCGACAACCTCGGCCTGATGCGCGTGAACGCCCCGCGGGACATCGCCGAGCTGGCCGAGGTGTTCGGCTTCGTCGGGGAGGACGACATCCGCCGGGCCCAGGGGTTCGCTCAGGGGCAGGCGCTGTTCGCCGGTGGGTTCATCGCCCAGCCGACGTTCGCGCAGATGGGGGAGCGGCTGACCGAGGAGGCCGGAGCCGACGTGCGGGTGCCGTTGCGCTTGTGA
- a CDS encoding Fe-S protein: METLRHVVLFVHLIGFAVLFGAWAAQAFGGKREFTRLMSIGMTIAAIAGLALAAPWGLPEGVEMNYAKIGTKLVVLLVIGALLGIGTSKQRKSGSVPVAMFWVVGILTALNAGIAAIWR, translated from the coding sequence ATGGAGACTCTGCGCCACGTCGTTCTGTTCGTCCACCTGATCGGCTTCGCGGTGCTCTTCGGCGCCTGGGCGGCGCAGGCCTTCGGCGGCAAGCGCGAGTTCACGCGTCTGATGAGCATCGGCATGACGATCGCCGCGATCGCGGGCCTCGCACTCGCCGCACCATGGGGACTCCCCGAGGGCGTCGAGATGAACTACGCCAAGATCGGCACGAAGCTCGTCGTGCTCCTCGTGATCGGCGCCCTGCTCGGCATCGGCACCTCGAAGCAGCGCAAGTCCGGGTCCGTGCCTGTCGCGATGTTCTGGGTCGTCGGCATCCTGACGGCGCTCAACGCCGGCATCGCGGCGATCTGGCGCTGA
- the ribA gene encoding GTP cyclohydrolase II — MSLSTITEALEALRAGRPVLVADDENRENEGDVILSAELATPEWVAWTVRWSSGFICAPMPADLADNLNLQPMVAASEDARSTAYTVSVDAAEGVTTGISAHDRAHTLNVLANPESTATSIIRPGHVLPLRAVDGGVRERSGHTEAAVDLMKLAGLRPVGAIAEVVAEDGSMMRLPGLIELGARDGVPVITIEQLIAHLNEIDPTGWSPERASRRVSLRADATVPTTHGTFRFLAYKDRVTGTDHIAVVSGELGETALVRVHSECLTGEAFGSLKCECGPQLDAALDAIEQDGGVVIYMRGHEGRGIGLINKLRAYSLQEEGLDTVDANLALGLPADARDYAAAAGILADLGVSKVRLLTNNTDKVKQLRGLGLDVVEQVPLIVGVGPNNHQYLETKRDRMGHIIGEAELAEALADGRKDDV, encoded by the coding sequence ATGAGCCTTTCCACCATCACCGAGGCCCTCGAGGCCCTTCGCGCCGGGCGACCGGTGCTCGTCGCAGACGACGAGAACCGCGAGAACGAGGGCGATGTCATCCTCTCGGCCGAGCTCGCCACACCCGAGTGGGTCGCCTGGACGGTTCGCTGGTCATCCGGCTTCATCTGCGCGCCGATGCCCGCCGACCTCGCCGACAACCTCAACTTGCAGCCGATGGTCGCGGCGTCGGAGGACGCACGGTCGACCGCCTACACGGTGAGCGTCGACGCGGCCGAGGGCGTGACCACCGGCATCAGCGCGCACGACCGCGCCCACACGCTGAACGTCCTGGCGAACCCCGAGTCGACGGCGACGAGTATCATCCGCCCGGGACACGTGCTTCCCCTCCGCGCGGTCGACGGCGGAGTGCGCGAGCGAAGCGGTCATACCGAGGCCGCGGTCGATCTGATGAAGCTCGCCGGTCTCCGCCCGGTGGGCGCGATCGCCGAGGTCGTCGCCGAGGACGGCAGCATGATGCGGCTTCCCGGGCTCATCGAGCTGGGTGCACGCGACGGGGTGCCGGTCATCACGATCGAGCAGCTCATCGCCCATCTCAACGAGATCGACCCCACCGGCTGGTCTCCCGAACGCGCCAGCCGGCGCGTGAGCCTGCGTGCGGATGCCACTGTGCCCACCACGCACGGCACGTTTCGCTTCCTGGCCTACAAAGACAGGGTGACCGGCACCGACCACATCGCCGTCGTATCGGGTGAGCTGGGCGAGACGGCTCTCGTGCGCGTGCACTCGGAATGTCTGACCGGCGAGGCCTTCGGATCGCTCAAGTGCGAGTGCGGCCCCCAGCTCGATGCCGCTCTCGACGCGATCGAGCAGGACGGTGGCGTCGTCATCTACATGCGGGGCCATGAGGGCCGGGGCATCGGGCTGATCAACAAGCTCCGCGCCTACAGCCTGCAGGAGGAGGGCCTCGACACGGTCGACGCCAACCTCGCGCTGGGGCTGCCGGCCGATGCCCGCGACTATGCGGCCGCGGCCGGAATCCTCGCCGACCTCGGAGTGTCGAAGGTGCGCCTGCTGACGAACAACACCGACAAGGTGAAACAGCTGCGCGGCCTCGGACTCGACGTCGTCGAGCAGGTGCCGCTGATCGTCGGCGTCGGGCCGAACAACCACCAGTACCTCGAGACCAAGCGTGACCGGATGGGTCACATCATCGGAGAGGCGGAGCTCGCAGAGGCTCTCGCCGACGGACGGAAGGACGACGTATGA
- a CDS encoding Fpg/Nei family DNA glycosylase, whose amino-acid sequence MPEMPEVQGLTAFLAERTVGRTIIRTSVGAIAALKTYDPPNISLHGAQITAASRRGKFIVLSCGDDLHLVFHLAKAGWLRWYETLPTTLIRPGKSPIAVRVGLDDESGFDLTEAGTKKSLAVYVVRDPDEVPGIARLGPDPLEETFTRDVFAGLLDGRRTQIKGLLRDQSVIAGIGNAYSDEILHAARMSPYAIADKLDDDEVDRLFAAMQTTLTDAVAEASGKPPADLKDAKRRGMQVHARRGESCPVCGDTVRSVFFADRSLEYCPTCQTGGKPLADRRLSRLLK is encoded by the coding sequence ATGCCTGAGATGCCGGAAGTCCAGGGCCTGACCGCATTCCTCGCCGAACGCACGGTGGGGCGCACGATCATCCGCACGAGTGTGGGGGCCATCGCGGCCCTGAAGACCTATGACCCTCCGAACATCTCTCTGCACGGGGCGCAGATCACCGCGGCCTCGCGCCGCGGCAAGTTCATCGTGCTCTCGTGCGGCGACGACCTGCACCTCGTCTTCCATCTCGCCAAGGCGGGCTGGCTGCGATGGTACGAGACACTGCCGACGACCCTCATCAGGCCGGGCAAGTCGCCCATCGCCGTGCGGGTGGGCCTCGACGACGAGAGCGGATTCGACCTCACCGAGGCGGGCACGAAGAAGTCGCTCGCCGTCTACGTCGTGCGCGACCCCGACGAGGTGCCCGGCATCGCCCGCCTCGGCCCGGATCCACTCGAGGAGACGTTCACCCGTGACGTGTTCGCCGGGCTGCTCGACGGACGCCGGACCCAGATCAAGGGGCTGCTGCGCGACCAGAGTGTGATCGCCGGGATCGGCAACGCCTACTCCGACGAGATCCTGCACGCGGCGCGCATGTCGCCGTACGCGATCGCCGACAAGCTCGACGATGACGAGGTCGACCGCCTGTTCGCGGCGATGCAGACGACGCTGACGGATGCCGTGGCCGAGGCCTCGGGCAAGCCTCCGGCCGACCTGAAAGACGCCAAGCGCCGAGGGATGCAGGTGCACGCCCGCCGCGGCGAGTCCTGCCCCGTGTGCGGTGACACCGTGCGCAGCGTCTTCTTCGCCGACCGCTCGCTGGAGTACTGCCCGACCTGTCAGACCGGGGGCAAGCCGCTCGCTGATCGCCGCCTGTCACGGCTGCTCAAGTAG